AGATCTTCCAGATAACCGGCTTTGCTGAAAGGTGGAATCTCATTAACTGCATGCAGGGCGAACACATCCGGTGCATCATTGGAGGCGAGACGTGTCTTCAGAATCTGAGGTGCATTGTCCGCTGGTGGCATCTCCAGTTGCACGTTCACTTCAATATTTTTCTCTGCTTTTTCCTTGGCTTTGAACTGTTCTATATATTTATCGTAGTGTTCTTTCAGCCGAGGTTGTGCAACGAATACTTTGAGGGACACCGTGCTGCCTGATGCCGATTCTTCCTGCCCATTGTCGGTTCCTGCATTGGAACCGCAACCTGCGAGCAGAACACTGACCAGTACCGCACTTGCTACGCTTTTCCATACTTTCATCTCTTATGACCTCCCGGTGTGTGACTGGTTTGTCTTTCATAGGCTCATTATATATCAGAGAATGAAAGCGCTTCATTGGACAAAATTAGACTTGTGTATTGGATTATTTTAAACCTTAATCCAACAGCAAACACTCTCTCAAACGACTCATTCCGTGCTACTGCCTGAATTGCCTAATATACGAGCTTGTCCCTTGCGCATCTCCCCCGGTGAAACTCCGAAATGTTTCTTGAATACCCGATAGAAGTAGGACACATCCTCATAACCCGCCATCTCGGCAATATGCTTGAACGGAATCTGTTCATCCATCACCCATTCCTTCGCTCGTGTCATACGTAACTGGACGACATAGTCGGTCACATTCACCTCATACTCTTTCTTGAATACCTTGCTGAGATATTCCTTGCTGACAAAAAAGATCTGGGCGAGCTGCTCCAGCGTAATCATCTCCATACAGTGCTGCTCCATATATTGCTTCACTTCATCCAGGTTCAGCTTGTTCTTGAATTTGCGCTGCGCAATGAGTTGCTCCAGAGCCTGGTAGTACGGAGTCGCTATCCATGCAATTGTGGATTCTATGGAAGCCAGCGCTGTTGAAGGAGGTAATGCCGTTGCTTCGCGCCCCTCGTACAATCCATTGGAGACACACAGTTCATCCAGCAAAGCCTGTAGTTCATAGGCCACTCGACCAAGCTGCCGGGGTCTGTTAATCTCGCTGTGTTCCAGCTTCTGCTGCAGTTGCTGGAACCATTCCCGCAGACTTTGAATGTTCAGGTCGTTAAACCGCAAACGAGCCTGCTGTTGAAACAAAGAGAAATCACCAGCAAAGGAAGGCGGATACGCTTCCCATGATTCCGGCGCAGATTCAACCTTTTCCAATTCTTTGGCACATTTGGCCAGTACACCATTCAGTTCATCCGGATTCACCGGTTTGAGCAGATAATCTGCAGCCCGATGACGGATGGCGTGTTTGGCATAATTGAAGTCGTCATATCCGCTCACCACGATCACCTTGATCTGTGGGAATTGCCCGCTTAGTGTCTGTAGCAGCTCCACACCATCTGTGCCGGGCATACGCATGTCCGTAATGATAATGTGAGGCTGATGCTGCTTGACCAGTTGTATGGCCTGCTCACCATCCTCTGCTTCTCCTGCAACGGTCATGCCAAGTTCACTCCAATTCCCCAGGTTGCGCAAAATATCCCGGTTCCACGGTTCATCATCCACCAGCAATACTCTGTACAGTTCCTTGTTCACAAGGCTTCGCCTCCCGTATTGC
The window above is part of the Paenibacillus sp. 1781tsa1 genome. Proteins encoded here:
- a CDS encoding response regulator → MNKELYRVLLVDDEPWNRDILRNLGNWSELGMTVAGEAEDGEQAIQLVKQHQPHIIITDMRMPGTDGVELLQTLSGQFPQIKVIVVSGYDDFNYAKHAIRHRAADYLLKPVNPDELNGVLAKCAKELEKVESAPESWEAYPPSFAGDFSLFQQQARLRFNDLNIQSLREWFQQLQQKLEHSEINRPRQLGRVAYELQALLDELCVSNGLYEGREATALPPSTALASIESTIAWIATPYYQALEQLIAQRKFKNKLNLDEVKQYMEQHCMEMITLEQLAQIFFVSKEYLSKVFKKEYEVNVTDYVVQLRMTRAKEWVMDEQIPFKHIAEMAGYEDVSYFYRVFKKHFGVSPGEMRKGQARILGNSGSSTE